In Solidesulfovibrio carbinoliphilus subsp. oakridgensis, the sequence CTATCTTTATCTTCTGACGCTTCTATTCTATCCTTTGCAGCTCCTAAGTCAAAATTCAAATCCCTATCAGTGTAATTATTTAAAGACCTAAACATATCAGGATAGCACGACTTATGGTGGTTTGCTGGAATACTATCTAAAACAACTTTAGGACTGGATTTGACTTCACCAAAAATTATATCAATTGGGTCCTGACTTGGATCATACAGGACAAGGTCCATTTTGTAAGCATTAGCATTTTCACTCGTGAGAAGAGACAGTTTGTTATAAATTATTTTTAATCCGACAATCTCTTCTGCGAATATTGCAGAAACAATTTCACCAAAATGTGACTCTTGGAATGATTCAGATGTCGGTAATTTTTGTAATGTGTCGACAAGTGTAGTAACGAAAAATGGATTCATTGCCTGAACTATTTTTTCAAAATCCCTATAAAACAATGGCGTTCTGTCTGCAATGTATTTTTCAACTTGATGCTGCTTATGTACCCTTTTCACATCTGAGATAAAAACATCTCTTACCGTGCTAGTTGTGCTTTTAAGAGCAACGCGCGACAGGCTTATAAAATGATTAAAACCAAACATCTGCCCTCCATATTGGAGTCCGAAATCTAAACTGATTTAAAAATAAAATACACAACTTTTCCCATTAGATCCCACCTGTCACCGATGCCCCTATATAATATTTCTGAAACAAAAAAAAGACCCACGCCTACCAATTTTCTTGGACGACGTGGGCCTTTCAGCATAACTATCCGAAATATTGCTACTTCTTCTCCAACACAATCTTGCCCTCTTCCAGGCACGACACCTTGAACTCGTCGCCCACGGTGAAACCGTAGTTCACCATAAGGGTCGGGGACAGGCGAAGACCCATAGTCCCAAACTTGACGTTTCCAGATACCGCCCGGTCCCCCATCCCTTCGATGGAGTAAAACTTCTCATCCATCTGCATCAACTTCAAAAGATGGGCTTTCAACGTAGTTTTGTTGATTCCAAAAGCATCGATAATTTGCTGGGCAGTCTTCCCCTCGGTGATCATGGTGCGAAGTTTCACAGCTTCGAATTTCGATTCTTTTCCAGGCATGGGGATAGCTCCTTCGTTTTGATGTCGTAGTTTCGGATCAGAGCTTATAGCAAAAGCAAAGGATGTCAACACCACTATCCTCAAAGACACGAATGATCGTTTTTAGCAAAGGTCCATACCTAACCTGAGAAGACGGGATTTTCGTTCTAGTAAAAACGAAGGAAAACACGCTTTCGCAAAAGAAATATCAACGCCACTTTCTCTGGCAAATGCGCTAAGGATCAAAAAGTGCAGGAACCTGCACCGCATAACATCCTGGGATATCGCTAGTTTATCTTAGAACACATCCCAGCCCCGTCTCCCCTGCCCCGGACCAGCCCATCCCCTCGGACACCCCTCCCCT encodes:
- a CDS encoding Hachiman antiphage defense system protein HamA; its protein translation is MFGFNHFISLSRVALKSTTSTVRDVFISDVKRVHKQHQVEKYIADRTPLFYRDFEKIVQAMNPFFVTTLVDTLQKLPTSESFQESHFGEIVSAIFAEEIVGLKIIYNKLSLLTSENANAYKMDLVLYDPSQDPIDIIFGEVKSSPKVVLDSIPANHHKSCYPDMFRSLNNYTDRDLNFDLGAAKDRIEASEDKDRLKAVLMPYSGMEIKYVGFAVVDHSSKSDDEIKMLGSRSCNKNLVSIDVVCVENYPEVAANVFKKLEAIKSACLL